In Eupeodes corollae chromosome 3, idEupCoro1.1, whole genome shotgun sequence, a single genomic region encodes these proteins:
- the LOC129951624 gene encoding paired amphipathic helix protein Sin3a isoform X2, protein MGMMKRTRVEEVQYGQRPSAGGGGGGPGGGGGGGGVVGVGGGGSGTNSNAGHHRILTTQHGSGQTIQYLPAATPAGVLKTANVPDNGPNVVPGTGGGVQSQTVQYSTSYNVAPIPGGLKTQTLGPDVVASVAAHVSNTNMNATSNSIRQRTGTGGSSGGGSGGGGGASGAMVGNVQAQMVAVADSTGGNSVPQPGPGAPARLKVEDALSYLDQVKFQYADQPQIYNNFLDIMKEFKSHCIDTPGVIQRVSNLFKGHTELIYGFNMFLPPGYKIEIRSDDQGISVPFVSMPSTPGNASAVGIPGPSVCLAPISSPAHKPSNMQSAATVHKIQTIGPVNLITHPSAVNAASAGTPPTIHTLPPPQQQSAATVPQPALSSAIPPTSAVQVPQNYSRDRERTLSQSSNNIMPGPPTPNSLSELSPQGHNLHQISQAHQSILMSEASGQQNQPVEFNHAITYVNKIKNRFQNQPEKYKRFLEILHTYQKEQKVQKEGNVQQQGKTLTEAEVYTQVAMLFDQNEDLLREFGQFLPDATSHQTAQYMNKAHNDHKKVMSAAIGSNVGSNAAPAPALGSNLAGMPLSVSGGGGGGVSGGGSGPNSIPSALKNYNNSQNNNLSRFDRDLVYEKDYHHTVQRNEKERNHHNQKYNSSSQTKKSPSFSAMPVGLGGSGGGHIPSRRIGGPNLEESGGPPAKRHKPISRDITYSEAFRYGSLEEGAFFDKVRKALRSPEVYENFLRCLTLFNQEIVSKTELLNLVSPFLSKFPELHRWFQDFLGPPCVPEGIPIQAAQRQDRNQGGELAQEIDLTSCKRLGASYCALPKSTIPKKCSGRTPLCREVLNDTWVSFPTWASEDSTFVTSRKTQFEEIIYRTEDERFELDVVIETNSATIRVLEGVQKKLSRMTQEEVQRYHLDDYLGGSSQTIHQRAIHRIYGDKAGEIIQGLKKNPGVAVPIVLKRLKVKEEEWREAQKNFNKQWREQNEKFYLKSLDHQAINFKPNDTKALRSKSLFNEIETLYDERHDQDEESSEPMAGPHLILPYKDKTILDDAANLLIHHVKRQTGIQKQEKAKIKHILRQFVPDLFFSTRQPLSDDERDDDDIEKMDVDPSDMDCPKNSKSRTPSSGGVNNNSSVIGHTTIKSEDSKDALTGHINMSLSSASNPSTITATPFTTGSTTIPTISSSSMGGNGGAVGGMASSTTAAGTSSSPNSSSLSSPSSTSSSAAIGGGSGGVGVDKSDTNDCNRTTTQSQCKNNNSNSNSSSINNNKILLNSSALTSSSTAASSSPTTTSTASAAAATTLVSAISTTPCGAAASGANAQHLQNSSSSANICNSGSTSSSDNKVVICGGNTVSGSTTITTSLITSSSSATSNSGCSGGNLSSGGIKLNDNISNINSNNNVNNKCDIAGATALGSNTTDGIKLEVKEEGDADIQVLPPHAISKNAEEAYALFFANNNWYLFLRLHAILCERLRTMYERSQILAAEEEKYRSNRRESTATALRLKPRSEIQVEDYYPTFLDMLKNVLDGNMEANNFEDSMREMFGIHAYISFTLDRVVSNAVRQLQNCVTERAALQCVELYHNAQRLGGAGCLCRYANKHLNQELAYQREAESSLHDENCFKVYIYKIDCRVTIELLDTESDEIEKPVNKAKSWDKFINRMANPASTNANDTGFEIKAERSDDEMDLLISERPLYLKRNKRITNTSDAAQKSYQTSVDLSRRLSASSQSGGGGIGRPQHLTSGTNATGNGNNSDKTSSSNSLSAGSDSGIVAGGGSGISSNEDPFWGKRLPERVGSVITNDKYMINDREEMKIDQSGRLVFLTNKNLMILKLDSVRQAKKTHSLLTQRKQKRFQLFTSKWLDQNVSDSQRQMCTDWLLGKVPEIEPNIITSIVQENDIKKTPYRHFNRYRVRVAES, encoded by the exons atgggAATGATGAAACGAACGCGAGTTGAAGAAGTTCAATATGGCCAAAGGCCAAGTGCGGGCGGGGGAGGAGGAGGCCCCGGAGGTGGAGGAGGAGGGGGAGGCGTGGTGGGAGTAGGCGGCGGGGGAAGTGGTACCAACTCGAATGCTGGTCATCATCGAATACTCACAACTCAACATGGTAGTGGTCAAACAATTCAATATCTTCCAGCAGCAACACCGGCTGGTGTCCTTAAAACGGCAAATGTACCCGACAATGGACCAAATGTTGTGCCCGGCACTGGTGGCGGTGTACAATCACAAACTGTTCAGTATTCAACtt cttatAATGTTGCCCCAATACCAGGTGGTCTGAAAACACAAACTTTAGGACCCGATGTGGTTGCATCAGTAGCTGCTCATGTCTCCAACACGAACATGAACGCAACATCAAACTCAATACGTCAACGAACTGGCACAGGTGGGTCGAGTGGTGGTGGTAGCGGAGGCGGAGGAGGAGCTAGTGGAGCAATGGTTGGTAATGTGCAGGCGCAAATGGTAGCGGTTGCAGATAGCACAGGTGGAAATTCCGTTCCACAACCTGGACCCGGAGCTCCGGCTCGCTTAAAAGTCGAAGATGCACTCAGCTATTTAGATCAAGTCAAATTCCAATATGCAGATCAACCACAAATCTATAACAATTTTCTGGACATTATGAAGGAATTTAAATCGCATTGCATTGATACGCCTGGTGTTATTCAAAGAGTTTCGAACCTTTTCAAAGGCCATACTGAACTGATCTACGGCTTCAATATGTTTCTTCCACCaggatacaaaattgaaatccgTTCCGACGATCAGGGAATCTCGGTGCCATTTGTTTCGATGCCATCGACTCCGGGCAATGCCTCTGCCGTAGGAATTCCCGGCCCTTCAGTTTGCTTAGCACCAATTTCAAGTCCAGCTCATAAGCCTAGTAATATGCAGAGTGCAGCTACAGtgcataaaatacaaacaatcgGGCCTGTTAATTTAATAACACATCCATCAGCAGTAAATGCTGCGTCGGCAGGAACACCACCAACAATCCATACATTACCGCCGCCACAGCAGCAGTCGGCCGCTACAGTTCCACAACCTGCTCTATCATCAGCTATTCCACCAACATCAGCGGTACAAGTACCACAAAATTATTCACGCGATCGAGAACGAACACTATCGCAGTCTAGTAATAATATAATGCCTGGTCCACCAACACCAAACTCACTGAGTGAACTCAGTCCGCAAGGTCATAATCTGCATCAAATCTCACAGGCACATCAATCGATTTTGATGAGTGAGGCTAGCGGACAGCAAAATCAACCGGTGGAGTTCAATCATGCCATTACCTATGTCAATAAAATTAAG AACCGCTTCCAAAATCAACCCGAAAAGTACAAGCGTTTCCTTGAAATCCTGCACACATATCAAAAGGAACAGAAAGTCCAAAAAGAAGGCAACGTACAACAACAAGGTAAAACCTTAACTGAAGCCGAAGTCTATACACAAGTGGCAATGCTCTTCGATCAGAATGAGGATTTGCTTCGAGAATTTGGTCAATTCCTTCCGGATGCGACGAGCCATCAAACCGCACAATACATGAACAAAGCGCACAACGATCACAAGAAAGTAATGTCAGCTGCAATTGGCAGTAACGTTGGTAGTAATGCTGCTCCTGCACCTGCACTTGGTTCAAATCTAGCTGGAATGCCATTGTCTGttagtggtggtggtggtggcggtgtTAGTGGTGGTGGTTCAGGACCAAATAGCATTCCTTCCGCCCTGAAAAACTACAATAACTCGCAGAATAATAATCTCTCAAGATTTGATCGTGATTTGGTGTATGAGAAGGATTATCATCATACGGTGcaaagaaatgaaaaagaacGCAATCATCATAATCAAAAATACAATTCCTCCTCGCAAACTAAGAAATCGCCGAGTTTCAGTGCCATGCCTGTTGGTTTAGGTGGAAGTGGAGGTGGTCACATACCATCACGTCGAATTGGAGGACCTAATTTGGAAGAAAGCGGTGGACCTCCAGCTAAACGCCATAAGCCTATATCACGGGACATAACCTACTCGGAGGCATTTCGCTATGGATCTCTGGAAGAGGGTGCATTTTTTGACAAAGTACGCAAGGCTTTACGTAGCCCTGAAGTGTATGAGAATTTCCTGCGTTGTCTGACGCTGTTTAATCAAGAGATTGTGTCGAAGACCGAGCTGCTCAACTTGGTCTCGCCGTTTTTAAGTAAATTCCCTGAGCTGCATCGATGGTTTCAAGACTTTTTGGGACCACCATGCGTTCCCGAAGGTATTCCCATACAAGCAGCGCAGCGTCAAGATCGCAATCAAGGTGGAGAGTTAGCCCAAGAAATTGATTTAACTTCTTGCAAGCGGTTAGGTGCCAGCTATTGTGCTCTGCCGAAGTCTACCATACCGAAAAAGTGTTCCGGACGGACACCTCTGTGTAGAGAAGTTCTTAACGATACGTGGGTATCTTTTCCAACTTGGGCGAGTGAAGACTCTACGTTTGTGACATCGCGGAAGACACAGTTTGAGGAAATTATCTATAG AACTGAAGATGAGCGTTTCGAATTAGACGTTGTCATTGAGACAAATAGTGCAACAATACGTGTGCTGGAAGGTGTTCAAAAGAAGCTATCTCGTATGACGCAGGAAGAGGTGCAAAGATATCATCTAGATGACTATTTAGGTGGCAGCTCACAGACAATCCATCAGCGAGCTATTCATAGAATTTATGGTGATAAAGCGGGAGAGATTATTCAAGGGCTGAAAAAGAATCCGGGCGTTGCTGTGCCAATTGTTTTGAAGCGCCTTAAAGTCAAAGAAGAAGAATGGCGTGAGGCCCAAAAg aattttaacaaacaatggCGAGAACAGAATGAGAAGTTCTATTTGAAATCTCTGGATCATCAGGCAATCAACTTCAAGCCAAATGACACAAAAGCCCTTCGATCGAAAAGTCTCTTTAATGAGATTGAGACTTTATATGATGAG cGGCATGATCAAGATGAAGAATCCTCAGAGCCTATGGCTGGTCCGCATTTAATTTTACCCTATAAAGATAAAACAATATTGGATGATGCGGCTAATTTGCTTATTCACCATGTGAAACGACAGACTGGAATACAAAAGCAAGAGAAAGCTAagattaaacatattttaagacaATTTGTGCCTGATTTGTTCTTTTCAACGCGTCAGCCGTTAAGTGATGATGAACGTGATGATG atgACATAGAAAAGATGGATGTTGATCCTTCCGATATGGACTGTCCGAAAAATAGTAAAAGTAGGACACCTTCAAGTGGCGGAGTGAATAATAATTCTTCCGTCATTGGTCATACAACAATCAAGTCCGAAGATTCAAAAGACGCACTAACTGGTCATATAAATATGTCATTGTCATCTGCGTCGAACCCGTCAACAATAACCGCCACACCATTTACAACAGGCTCAACAACGATTCCAACTATATCGTCGTCATCAATGGGAGGCAATGGTGGTGCTGTTGGTGGTATGGCATCGtcaacaacagcagcaggtACGTCATCATCGCCAAACTCCTCGTCGCTGTCTTCACCGTCCTCAACATCGTCATCGGCTGCAATCGGTGGTGGTAGTGGGGGGGTTGGTGTTGATAAAAGTGATACAAATGACTGTAATAGGACTACAACGCAATCACAGTGTAAAAATAACAATAGTAATAGCAATAGTAGTAGTATTAATAACAATAAGATTCTGTTAAACTCTTCGGCATTAACGTCTTCGTCAACGGCAGCATCTTCATCACCAACAACAACATCTACAGCTTCAGCTGCTGCTGCGACGACATTAGTTAGCGCTATATCTACAACGCCGTGTGGTGCTGCTGCGAGTGGTGCAAATGCACaacatttacaaaattcttctaGTAGTGCAAATATTTGTAATAGTGGAAGTACTAGTAGTAGTGATAACAAAGTTGTGATATGTGGTGGTAACACAGTTAGTGGTAGCACGACAATAACAACCTCATTGATAACGTCCTCCTCTTCTGCCACATCGAATAGTGGTTGCAGTGGTGGTAATTTAAGTAGCGGCGGTATTAAGCTAAACGACAATATTAGCAATataaatagtaataataatgtCAACAACAAATGTGATATTGCTGGTGCAACAGCATTAGGATCTAATACTACTGATGGCATTAAACTCGAAGTAAAAGAAGAAGGCGACGCTGATATTCAAGTGCTGCCACCACATGCAATTAGTAAAAATGCG GAGGAAGCATATGCTCTCTTCTTTGCCAACAACAACTGGTATCTGTTCCTACGGTTACATGCAATCCTCTGCGAACGTCTTCGTACCATGTACGAACGTTCGCAAATACTCGCAGCCGAAGAAGAGAAATACCGTTCCAATCGCCGTGAAAGTACAGCGACAGCACTGAGACTGAAACCCCGTAGTGAAATTCAAGTCGAAGATTATTATCCAACATTTTTGGATATGCTTAAGAATGTCTTGGATGGAAATATGGAAGCGAATAATTTTGAAGACTCTATGCGTGAGATGTTTGGCATTCATGCTTATATATCATTTACTTTGGATAGG gtgGTCTCAAATGCTGTACGACAATTGCAAAATTGCGTTACTGAACGTGCTGCTCTGCAGTGTGTTGAACTTTACCACAACGCTCAACGACTTGGAGGTGCTGGCTGCTTATGCCGTTATGCAAACAAACATCTTAATCAAGAATTGGCCTACCAACGAGAGGCAGAGTCAAGTTTGCATGACGAAAATTGCTTCAAAGTTTATATC TACAAAATTGACTGTCGTGTTACAATAGAACTTCTTGACACAGAATCCGATGAGATCGAAAAGCCAGTAAACAAGGCCAAATCATGGGATAAATTCATAAATCGCATGGCAAATCCAGCAAGTACCAATGCCAATGATACTGGATTTGAAATTAAAGCTGAACGATCGGATGATGAGATG gATCTTCTTATATCAGAAAGACCGCTTTACTTAAAGCGCAACAAGCGTATCACAAACACAAGTGATGCAGCACAAAAATCATATCAAACATCAGTTGATCTTTCGAGACGTTTGTCAGCGAGCAGTCAAAGTGGCGGTGGTGGAATTGGAAGACCACAACACTTGACATCAGGCACAAATGCAACAGGCAATGGAAATAATAGTGATAAAACTAGCTCTTCCAATTCCTTGTCAGCGGGCAGTGATAGTGGAATTGTTGCTGGTGGTGGTAGTGGCATTAGTAGCAATGAGGATCCGTTCTGGGGTAAAAGACTACCGGAGAGAGTTGGCAGTGTAATAACAAATGATAAATACATGATTAATGATCGAGAGGAAATGAAAATCGATCAATCTGGACGATTGGTATTCCTGACAAATAAGAATCTCATGATATTGAAGTTGGACTCAGTTCGGCAAGCCAAGAAG ACTCATTCTCTGCTAAcacaacgaaaacaaaaacggttCCAGTTATTTACAAGCAAATGGCTCGATCAAAATGTCAGCGATAGTCAACGGCAGATGTGCACTGACTGGCTCCTTGGAAAAGTTCCCGAAATCGAACCAAACATTATAACATCAATTGTCCAAGAGAATGACATTAAAAAGACTCCCTACAGACATTTCAATCGGTATCGAGTAAGAGTGGCAGAAAGTTGA